The Rissa tridactyla isolate bRisTri1 unplaced genomic scaffold, bRisTri1.patW.cur.20221130 scaffold_108, whole genome shotgun sequence genome includes a window with the following:
- the LOC128903222 gene encoding olfactory receptor 14I1-like, which translates to MEGAHGKRVAQRQQMSNNSSITQFLLLAFADTRELQLLHFGLFLGIYLAALLANGLIITTIACDHRLHTPMYFFLLNLSVLDLGSLSITVPQSMANSLWDTRTVSYAVCIAQVFLFAFLVRAEFSLLTVMSYDRYVAICKPLHYGTLLGSRACVHMAAAAWGSGFLYALLHTANTFSLPLCQGNAVDQFFREIPQILKLSCSDSYLREAGLLVVSSCLAFGCFLFIVVSYMKIFRAVLRIPSEQGRHKAFSTCLPHLAVVSLFVSTAMFAYLKPPSISSPVMDLVVSVLYSVVPPAVNALIYSMRNQELKDALWKLAHGTLFP; encoded by the exons atggagggagctcacgGCAAGCGG gttgcccagagacagCAAATGTCGAAcaacagctccatcacccagttcctcctcctggcatttgcagacacacgggagctgcagctcttgcactttgggctcttcctgggcatctacctggctgccctcctggccaacggcctcatcatcaccaccatcgcctgtgaccaccgcctccacacccccatgtacttcttcctcctcaacctctctgttcttgacctgggctccctCTCCATCACTGTTCCccaatccatggccaattccctttGGGACACCAGGACGGTTTCCTATGCAGTATGCATTGCCCAAGTCTTTCTGTTTGCCTTCTTGGTCAGAGCAGAGTTTTCTCtcctcactgtcatgtcctatgaccgctatgtggccatctgcaaacccctgcactacgggaccctcctgggcagcagagcttgtgtccacatggcagcagctgcctggggcagtgggtttctctatgctctgctgcacacggccaatacattttccctacccctgtgccagggcaatgctgtggaccagttcttccgtgaaatcccccagatcctcaagctctcctgctcagactcctacctcagggaagctgggcttctggTGGTTAGTTCCTGTTTAGCCTTTGGGTGTTTTCtgttcattgtggtgtcctacatgaagatcttcagggccgtgctgaggatcccctcagagcagggacggcacaaagccttctccacatgcctccctcacctggccgttgtgtccctgtttgtcagcactgccatgtttgcctacctcaagcccccctccatctcctcccccgTAATGGACCTTGTGGTttcagtgctgtactcagtggtgcctccagcagtgaacgccctcatctacagcatgaggaaccaggagctcaaggatgccctgtggaaactggcCCATGGGACGCTCTTTCCCTGA